A section of the Meles meles chromosome 8, mMelMel3.1 paternal haplotype, whole genome shotgun sequence genome encodes:
- the LOC123949131 gene encoding membrane-spanning 4-domains subfamily A member 4A-like isoform X2, producing MQSTKDCVTTPERATAWFGPNPPQKNIIQLDQTDNLKTFLKGEPQILGIKGSLGVNILSAVVGGVGIILSTVELTVAHGLEKSCLLLRAFEIGLLVLSLLEVSIAISLSVFGCKVTCFVTQCSWQDAKA from the exons ATGCAAAG CACTAAAGATTGTGTTACTACACCAGAAAGAGCAACTGCATGGTTTGGCCCAAATCCTCCACAGAAAAACATCATCCAACTAGACCAAACAGACAATCTGAAGACCTTCCTGAAGGGGGAGCCCCAAATACTGGGG ATCAAAGGCAGCCTGGGAGTGAACATACTCAGTGCTGTGGTTGGGGGAGTAGGGATAATCTTGTCAACAGTAGAACTGACTGTGGCACATGGATTGGAAAAAAGTTGTCTTCTTCTT AGGGCATTTGAGATTGGGCTACTAGTCCTCTCCCTGCTGGAAGTCAGcatcgctatctctctctctgtgtttgggTGCAAGGTGACCTGCTTTGTCACACAG TGCTCCTGGCAAGATGCAAAGGCCTAG
- the LOC123949131 gene encoding membrane-spanning 4-domains subfamily A member 4A-like isoform X1, which yields MQSTKDCVTTPERATAWFGPNPPQKNIIQLDQTDNLKTFLKGEPQILGIKGSLGVNILSAVVGGVGIILSTVELTVAHGLEKSCLLLRAFEIGLLVLSLLEVSIAISLSVFGCKVTCFVTQVSVQDLRECSHLSCDAESVFLFLSLRLFSLNQ from the exons ATGCAAAG CACTAAAGATTGTGTTACTACACCAGAAAGAGCAACTGCATGGTTTGGCCCAAATCCTCCACAGAAAAACATCATCCAACTAGACCAAACAGACAATCTGAAGACCTTCCTGAAGGGGGAGCCCCAAATACTGGGG ATCAAAGGCAGCCTGGGAGTGAACATACTCAGTGCTGTGGTTGGGGGAGTAGGGATAATCTTGTCAACAGTAGAACTGACTGTGGCACATGGATTGGAAAAAAGTTGTCTTCTTCTT AGGGCATTTGAGATTGGGCTACTAGTCCTCTCCCTGCTGGAAGTCAGcatcgctatctctctctctgtgtttgggTGCAAGGTGACCTGCTTTGTCACACAGGTAAGCGTTCAGGACCTGAGGGAGTGTTCACATTTGTCATGTGATGCTGAGTCTGTGTTCCTGTTTCTCTCATTGCGTCTCTTCTCTCTGAACCAATGA
- the LOC123949131 gene encoding membrane-spanning 4-domains subfamily A member 4A-like isoform X3 — MQSTKDCVTTPERATAWFGPNPPQKNIIQLDQTDNLKTFLKGEPQILGIKGSLGVNILSAVVGGVGIILSTVELTVAHGLEKSCLLLRAFEIGLLVLSLLEVSIAISLSVFGCKVTCFVTQ; from the exons ATGCAAAG CACTAAAGATTGTGTTACTACACCAGAAAGAGCAACTGCATGGTTTGGCCCAAATCCTCCACAGAAAAACATCATCCAACTAGACCAAACAGACAATCTGAAGACCTTCCTGAAGGGGGAGCCCCAAATACTGGGG ATCAAAGGCAGCCTGGGAGTGAACATACTCAGTGCTGTGGTTGGGGGAGTAGGGATAATCTTGTCAACAGTAGAACTGACTGTGGCACATGGATTGGAAAAAAGTTGTCTTCTTCTT AGGGCATTTGAGATTGGGCTACTAGTCCTCTCCCTGCTGGAAGTCAGcatcgctatctctctctctgtgtttgggTGCAAGGTGACCTGCTTTGTCACACAG tga